Proteins from a single region of Drosophila biarmipes strain raj3 chromosome 3R, RU_DBia_V1.1, whole genome shotgun sequence:
- the LOC108025461 gene encoding fibrillin-2 isoform X15, with amino-acid sequence MWICKLVIFYLLSGFVAAQICEVTRYRVDKGVRKQIKVKQCCPGYKKRQNTKLICDPRCRVNCRSGTCSKPNVCTCLKGYVNLNKEPSNYCVPECKGCNKGTCTSPGHCRCSSGHLLDQETGNCVPQCPKGCSNGTCISPNNCKCNQGYAMDAATQQCLPTCTEDCKRNNGFCAAPNRCQCNPGYISKPNSESFACQPVCKNGCKNGVCRAPDVCECNRFYRKDADKNCAPICDNECVNGDCTAPDVCSCWPGYTKIGDNVCVAICPAGCQNGVCVKPNVCSCNAGYTMQEGVCSPVCEEGCENGSCVTPGECSCNEGYAKVGNKCVPVCQGGCKNGSCVSPGKCSCNEGYSKETENSCAPVCSKGCENGFCASPEKCSCNSGYLMDSEEKCVPVCTGGCENGFCASPEKCSCNNGYKMDSENKCVPVCSKGCENGFCASPEKCSCNSGYLMDSEEKCFPVCTGGCENGFCASPEKCSCNIGYEMDSEEKCVPVCMGGCENGFCASPEKCSCNNGYLMDSEEKCVPVCSKGCENGFCASPEKCSCNSGYLMDSEEKCFPVCTGGCENGFCASPEKCSCNIGYEMDSEEKCVPVCTGGCENGFCTSPEKCSCNNGYKMDSENKCVPVCSKGCENGFCASPEKCSCNSGYLMDSEEKCVPVCTGGCENGFCASPEKCSCNSGYLMDSEEKCVPVCSKGCENGFCASPEKCSCNSGYLMDSEEKCVPVCTGGCENGFCASPEKCSCNSGYLMDSEEKCVPVCTGGCENGFCASPEKCSCNIGYEMDGENKCVPVCMGGCENGFCASPEKCSCNSGYEMDSEEKCVPVCTGGCENGFCASPEKCSCNSGYLMNTEEKCVPVCTGGCENGFCASPEKCSCNSGYLMDSEEKCVPVCTGGCDNGFCASPEKCSCNIGYEMDSEEKCVPVCTGGCENGFCASPEKCSCNSGYLMNTEEKCVPVCTGGCENGFCASPEKCSCNSGYLMNTEEKCVPVCTGGCENGFCASPEKCSCNSGYLMNTEEKCVPVCTGGCENGFCASPEKCSCNSGYDMDSEEKCVPVCTGGCENGFCASPEKCSCNIGYEMNSVNKCVPVCSKGCENGFCASPEKCSCYEGYTKDTENSCAPVCSKGCKNGFCISPEVCKCNEGFVSSEESDTCLPEKELLADLDCDQTCRNGTCLEGMCTCWDNYKLHRDRDDNQSLYCLPICDPECINGYCESPGTCACINDEILQDGYRCQSVNYFDDKLSSKHNGNTIRRFKWLFITIALLAFILAVVIAMLMMHIFKKRSYYVGKNEQQLGVYFSPKRADIIRA; translated from the exons ATGTGGATATGTAAGCTCGTAATATTTTATCTCCTCTCCGGATTCGTGGCGGCTCAGATCTGCGAAGTCACCCGGTATAGAGTTGATAAAGGAGTACGCAAG CAAATTAAAGTAAAGCAGTGCTGCCCGGGCTATAAGAAACGACAGAACACAAAACTTATATGCGATCCAAGATGTAGGGTGAACTGTAGAAGTGGCACCTGCTCGAAGCCAAATGTGTGTACCTGCCTGAAAGGCTATGTCAACCTCAACAAAGAGCCATCTAACTA TTGTGTGCCCGAATGCAAGGGCTGTAACAAAGGAACCTGCACCTCGCCCGGCCACTGCCGTTGTTCCTCTGGTCACCTGCTGGACCAGGAGACCGGTAACTGTGTGCCCCAGTGTCCGAAGGGGTGCTCCAATGGCACCTGCATTTCGCCCAATAACTGCAAGTGCAACCAAGGATACGCGATGGACGCCGCCACCCAGCAGTGCCTGCCCACCTGTACTGAGGACTGCAAGCGGAACAATGGCTTCTGTGCGGCGCCCAATCGGTGCCAGTGCAATCCTGGTTACATTTCCAAGCCGAACTCCGAATCCTTTGCGTGCCAGCCGGTCTGCAAAAATGGCTGCAAAAATGGAGTTTGTCGCGCTCCCGACGTTTGTGAATGCAATAGATTCTACAGGAAGGACGCCGATAAAAACTGCGCCCCAATCTGCGACAACGAATGCGTAAATGGGGACTGTACGGCGCCGGATGTGTGTTCTTGCTGGCCGGGGTATACGAAAATTGGTGACAATGTCTGCGTGGCCATTTGTCCGGCGGGCTGCCAGAACGGAGTGTGCGTGAAGCCAAATGTGTGCTCCTGCAACGCAGGATACACCATGCAAGAGGGTGTCTGCAGTCCAGTTTGCGAGGAAGGATGCGAGAACGGTTCCTGTGTGACGCCCGGCGAGTGCTCCTGCAACGAGGGGTATGCCAAGGTGGGGAACAAGTGTGTCCCTGTTTGCCAGGGTGGATGCAAGAACGGATCTTGCGTCTCGCCGGGAAAGTGCTCCTGCAATGAAGGATACAGCAAGGAAACGGAGAACAGCTGCGCACCAGTTTGCTCTAAAGGATGTGAGAACGGATTCTGTGCTTCTCCTGAAAAGTGTTCCTGCAACAGTGGATACCTAATGGATAGTGAGGAAAAGTGTGTTCCAGTTTGCACAGGTGGATGTGAGAACGGATTTTGTGCTTCTCCTGAAAAGTGTTCCTGCAACAATGGATACAAAATGGACAGTGAGAACAAGTGTGTTCCAGTTTGCTCGAAAGGATGTGAGAATGGATTCTGTGCATCTCCTGAAAAGTGTTCCTGCAACAGTGGATACCTAATGGATAGTGAGGAAAAGTGTTTTCCAGTTTGCACAGGTGGATGTGAGAATGGATTCTGTGCTTCTCCCGAAAAGTGTTCCTGCAACATCGGATACGAAATGGACAGTGAGGAAAAGTGTGTCCCAGTTTGCATGGGGGGATGTGAGAATGGATTCTGTGCTTCTCCCGAAAAGTGTTCCTGCAACAACGGATACCTAATGGATAGTGAGGAAAAGTGTGTTCCAGTTTGCTCGAAAGGATGTGAGAATGGATTCTGTGCATCTCCTGAAAAGTGTTCCTGCAACAGTGGATACCTAATGGATAGTGAGGAAAAGTGTTTTCCAGTTTGCACAGGTGGATGTGAGAATGGATTCTGTGCTTCTCCCGAAAAGTGTTCCTGCAACATCGGATACGAAATGGACAGTGAGGAAAAGTGTGTCCCAGTTTGCACAGGTGGATGTGAGAACGGATTCTGTACTTCTCCAGAAAAGTGTTCTTGCAACAATGGATACAAAATGGACAGTGAGAACAAGTGTGTTCCAGTTTGCTCGAAAGGATGTGAGAATGGATTCTGTGCTTCTCCTGAAAAGTGTTCCTGCAACAGCGGATACCTAATGGATAGTGAGGAAAAGTGTGTTCCAGTTTGCACAGGTGGATGTGAGAATGGATTTTGTGCTTCTCCTGAAAAGTGTTCCTGCAACAGTGGATACCTAATGGACAGTGAGGAAAAGTGTGTCCCAGTTTGCTCGAAAGGATGTGAGAATGGATTCTGTGCATCTCCTGAAAAGTGTTCCTGCAACAGCGGATACCTAATGGATAGTGAGGAAAAGTGTGTCCCAGTTTGCACAGGTGGATGTGAGAATGGATTCTGTGCTTCTCCTGAAAAGTGTTCCTGCAACAGTGGATACCTAATGGATAGTGAGGAAAAGTGTGTTCCAGTTTGCACAGGTGGATGTGAGAATGGATTCTGTGCTTCTCCCGAAAAGTGTTCCTGCAACATCGGATACGAAATGGACGGTGAGAACAAGTGTGTCCCAGTTTGCATGGGGGGATGTGAGAATGGTTTCTGTGCTTCTCCTGAAAAGTGTTCCTGCAATAGTGGATACGAAATGGACAGTGAGGAAAAGTGTGTTCCAGTTTGCACAGGTGGATGTGAGAATGGTTTTTGTGCTTCTCCTGAAAAGTGTTCCTGCAACAGCGGATACCTAATGAATACTGAGGAAAAGTGTGTCCCAGTATGCACAGGTGGATGTGAGAATGGATTCTGTGCTTCTCCTGAAAAGTGTTCCTGCAACAGTGGATACCTAATGGATAGTGAGGAAAAGTGTGTCCCAGTTTGCACAGGTGGATGTGACAATGGATTCTGTGCTTCTCCTGAAAAGTGTTCATGCAACATCGGATACGAAATGGACAGTGAGGAAAAGTGTGTCCCAGTTTGCACAGGTGGATGTGAGAATGGTTTCTGTGCTTCTCCTGAAAAGTGTTCCTGCAACAGCGGATACCTAATGAATACTGAGGAAAAGTGTGTCCCAGTTTGCACAG GTGGATGTGAGAATGGTTTCTGTGCTTCTCCTGAAAAGTGTTCCTGCAACAGCGGATACCTAATGAATACTGAGGAAAAGTGTGTCCCAGTATGCACAGGTGGATGTGAGAATGGGTTCTGTGCTTCTCCTGAAAAGTGTTCCTGCAACAGTGGATACCTAATGAATACTGAGGAAAAGTGTGTCCCAGTATGCACAGGTGGATGTGAGAATGGATTCTGTGCTTCTCCTGAGAAATGTTCCTGCAATAGTGGATACGATATGGACAGTGAGGAAAAGTGTGTCCCAGTTTGCACAGGTGGATGTGAGAATGGATTCTGTGCTTCTCCGGAAAAGTGTTCCTGCAACATCGGATACGAAATGAACAGTGTGAACAAGTGTGTTCCAGTTTGCTCGAAAGGATGTGAAAATGGATTCTGTGCATCTCCTGAAAAGTGTTCCTGCTATGAAGGATATACCAAGGACACAGAGAACAGTTGTGCACCAGTTTGCTCGAAAGGATGTAAGAACGGATTTTGTATTTCTCCGGAAGTTTGCAAGTGCAACGAGGGCTTTGTCTCTTCAGAAGAATCGGATACGTGCCTCCCTGAAAAAGAATTGTTAGCAGACTTAGATTGCGATCAGACTTGCCGGAACGGAACCTGCCTGGAAGGGATGTGCACGTGTTGGGACAATTACAAGCTGCATCGAGACAGGGACGATAATCAAAGTCTTTACTGCCTCCCAATATGCGACCCCGAGTGCATCAACGGATACTGCGAGTCCCCAGGGACGTGCGCTTGTATTAATGACGAGATTCTTCAAGATGGGTATCGCTGCCAGTCTGTCAACTATTTCGATGACAAGTTGTCATCCAAGCACAATGGAAACACAATAAGGCGCTTTAAGTGGCTTTTTATTACGATTGCTTTGTTAGCTTTCATTTTGGCGGTGGTGATCGCCATGCTTATGATGCACATCTTCAAGAAGCGCTCCTATTACGTGGGCAAAAACG aaCAACAACTTGGCGTCTACTTCTCTCCCAAGAGAGCGGATATAATTCGAGCATGA
- the LOC108025461 gene encoding multiple epidermal growth factor-like domains protein 11 isoform X14, giving the protein MWICKLVIFYLLSGFVAAQICEVTRYRVDKGVRKQIKVKQCCPGYKKRQNTKLICDPRCRVNCRSGTCSKPNVCTCLKGYVNLNKEPSNYCVPECKGCNKGTCTSPGHCRCSSGHLLDQETGNCVPQCPKGCSNGTCISPNNCKCNQGYAMDAATQQCLPTCTEDCKRNNGFCAAPNRCQCNPGYISKPNSESFACQPVCKNGCKNGVCRAPDVCECNRFYRKDADKNCAPICDNECVNGDCTAPDVCSCWPGYTKIGDNVCVAICPAGCQNGVCVKPNVCSCNAGYTMQEGVCSPVCEEGCENGSCVTPGECSCNEGYAKVGNKCVPVCQGGCKNGSCVSPGKCSCNEGYSKETENSCAPVCSKGCENGFCASPEKCSCNSGYLMDSEEKCVPVCTGGCENGFCASPEKCSCNNGYKMDSENKCVPVCSKGCENGFCASPEKCSCNSGYLMDSEEKCFPVCTGGCENGFCASPEKCSCNIGYEMDSEEKCVPVCMGGCENGFCASPEKCSCNNGYLMDSEEKCVPVCSKGCENGFCASPEKCSCNSGYLMDSEEKCFPVCTGGCENGFCASPEKCSCNIGYEMDSEEKCVPVCTGGCENGFCTSPEKCSCNNGYKMDSENKCVPVCSKGCENGFCASPEKCSCNSGYLMDSEEKCVPVCTGGCENGFCASPEKCSCNSGYLMDSEEKCVPVCSKGCENGFCASPEKCSCNSGYLMDSEEKCVPVCTGGCENGFCASPEKCSCNSGYLMDSEEKCVPVCTGGCDNGFCASPEKCSCNIGYEMDSEEKCVPVCTGGCENGFCASPEKCSCNSGYLMNTEEKCVPVCTGGCDNGFCASPEKCSCNIGYEMDSEEKCVPVCTGGCENGFCASPEKCSCNSGYLMNTEEKCVPVCTGGCENGFCASPEKCSCNNGYKMDSEKKCVPVCMGGCENGFCASPEKCSCNSGYEMDSEEKCVPVCTGGCENGFCASPEKCSCNSGYLMNTEEKCVPVCTGGCENGFCASPEKCSCNSGYLMNTEEKCVPVCTGGCENGFCASPEKCSCNSGYDMDSEEKCVPVCTGGCENGFCASPEKCSCNIGYEMNSVNKCVPVCSKGCENGFCASPEKCSCYEGYTKDTENSCAPVCSKGCKNGFCISPEVCKCNEGFVSSEESDTCLPEKELLADLDCDQTCRNGTCLEGMCTCWDNYKLHRDRDDNQSLYCLPICDPECINGYCESPGTCACINDEILQDGYRCQSVNYFDDKLSSKHNGNTIRRFKWLFITIALLAFILAVVIAMLMMHIFKKRSYYVGKNEQQLGVYFSPKRADIIRA; this is encoded by the exons ATGTGGATATGTAAGCTCGTAATATTTTATCTCCTCTCCGGATTCGTGGCGGCTCAGATCTGCGAAGTCACCCGGTATAGAGTTGATAAAGGAGTACGCAAG CAAATTAAAGTAAAGCAGTGCTGCCCGGGCTATAAGAAACGACAGAACACAAAACTTATATGCGATCCAAGATGTAGGGTGAACTGTAGAAGTGGCACCTGCTCGAAGCCAAATGTGTGTACCTGCCTGAAAGGCTATGTCAACCTCAACAAAGAGCCATCTAACTA TTGTGTGCCCGAATGCAAGGGCTGTAACAAAGGAACCTGCACCTCGCCCGGCCACTGCCGTTGTTCCTCTGGTCACCTGCTGGACCAGGAGACCGGTAACTGTGTGCCCCAGTGTCCGAAGGGGTGCTCCAATGGCACCTGCATTTCGCCCAATAACTGCAAGTGCAACCAAGGATACGCGATGGACGCCGCCACCCAGCAGTGCCTGCCCACCTGTACTGAGGACTGCAAGCGGAACAATGGCTTCTGTGCGGCGCCCAATCGGTGCCAGTGCAATCCTGGTTACATTTCCAAGCCGAACTCCGAATCCTTTGCGTGCCAGCCGGTCTGCAAAAATGGCTGCAAAAATGGAGTTTGTCGCGCTCCCGACGTTTGTGAATGCAATAGATTCTACAGGAAGGACGCCGATAAAAACTGCGCCCCAATCTGCGACAACGAATGCGTAAATGGGGACTGTACGGCGCCGGATGTGTGTTCTTGCTGGCCGGGGTATACGAAAATTGGTGACAATGTCTGCGTGGCCATTTGTCCGGCGGGCTGCCAGAACGGAGTGTGCGTGAAGCCAAATGTGTGCTCCTGCAACGCAGGATACACCATGCAAGAGGGTGTCTGCAGTCCAGTTTGCGAGGAAGGATGCGAGAACGGTTCCTGTGTGACGCCCGGCGAGTGCTCCTGCAACGAGGGGTATGCCAAGGTGGGGAACAAGTGTGTCCCTGTTTGCCAGGGTGGATGCAAGAACGGATCTTGCGTCTCGCCGGGAAAGTGCTCCTGCAATGAAGGATACAGCAAGGAAACGGAGAACAGCTGCGCACCAGTTTGCTCTAAAGGATGTGAGAACGGATTCTGTGCTTCTCCTGAAAAGTGTTCCTGCAACAGTGGATACCTAATGGATAGTGAGGAAAAGTGTGTTCCAGTTTGCACAGGTGGATGTGAGAACGGATTTTGTGCTTCTCCTGAAAAGTGTTCCTGCAACAATGGATACAAAATGGACAGTGAGAACAAGTGTGTTCCAGTTTGCTCGAAAGGATGTGAGAATGGATTCTGTGCATCTCCTGAAAAGTGTTCCTGCAACAGTGGATACCTAATGGATAGTGAGGAAAAGTGTTTTCCAGTTTGCACAGGTGGATGTGAGAATGGATTCTGTGCTTCTCCCGAAAAGTGTTCCTGCAACATCGGATACGAAATGGACAGTGAGGAAAAGTGTGTCCCAGTTTGCATGGGGGGATGTGAGAATGGATTCTGTGCTTCTCCCGAAAAGTGTTCCTGCAACAACGGATACCTAATGGATAGTGAGGAAAAGTGTGTTCCAGTTTGCTCGAAAGGATGTGAGAATGGATTCTGTGCATCTCCTGAAAAGTGTTCCTGCAACAGTGGATACCTAATGGATAGTGAGGAAAAGTGTTTTCCAGTTTGCACAGGTGGATGTGAGAATGGATTCTGTGCTTCTCCCGAAAAGTGTTCCTGCAACATCGGATACGAAATGGACAGTGAGGAAAAGTGTGTCCCAGTTTGCACAGGTGGATGTGAGAACGGATTCTGTACTTCTCCAGAAAAGTGTTCTTGCAACAATGGATACAAAATGGACAGTGAGAACAAGTGTGTTCCAGTTTGCTCGAAAGGATGTGAGAATGGATTCTGTGCTTCTCCTGAAAAGTGTTCCTGCAACAGCGGATACCTAATGGATAGTGAGGAAAAGTGTGTTCCAGTTTGCACAGGTGGATGTGAGAATGGATTTTGTGCTTCTCCTGAAAAGTGTTCCTGCAACAGTGGATACCTAATGGACAGTGAGGAAAAGTGTGTCCCAGTTTGCTCGAAAGGATGTGAGAATGGATTCTGTGCATCTCCTGAAAAGTGTTCCTGCAACAGCGGATACCTAATGGATAGTGAGGAAAAGTGTGTCCCAGTTTGCACAG GTGGATGTGAGAATGGATTCTGTGCTTCTCCTGAAAAGTGTTCCTGCAACAGTGGATACCTAATGGATAGTGAGGAAAAGTGTGTCCCAGTTTGCACAGGTGGATGTGACAATGGATTCTGTGCTTCTCCTGAAAAGTGTTCATGCAACATCGGATACGAAATGGACAGTGAGGAAAAGTGTGTCCCAGTTTGCACAGGTGGATGTGAGAATGGTTTCTGTGCTTCTCCTGAAAAGTGTTCCTGCAACAGCGGATACCTAATGAATACTGAGGAAAAGTGTGTCCCAGTTTGCACAGGTGGATGTGACAATGGATTCTGTGCTTCTCCTGAAAAGTGTTCATGCAACATCGGATACGAAATGGACAGTGAGGAAAAGTGTGTCCCAGTTTGCACAGGTGGATGTGAGAATGGTTTCTGTGCTTCTCCTGAAAAGTGTTCCTGCAACAGCGGATACCTAATGAATACTGAGGAAAAGTGTGTTCCAGTTTGCACAGGTGGATGTGAGAATGGATTCTGTGCTTCTCCCGAAAAGTGTTCCTGCAACAATGGATACAAAATGGACAGTGAGAAAAAGTGTGTCCCAGTTTGCATGGGGGGATGTGAGAATGGTTTCTGTGCTTCTCCTGAAAAGTGTTCCTGCAATAGTGGATACGAAATGGACAGTGAGGAAAAGTGTGTTCCAGTTTGCACAGGTGGATGTGAGAATGGTTTCTGTGCTTCTCCTGAAAAGTGTTCCTGCAACAGCGGATACCTAATGAATACTGAGGAAAAGTGTGTCCCAGTATGCACAGGTGGATGTGAGAATGGGTTCTGTGCTTCTCCTGAAAAGTGTTCCTGCAACAGTGGATACCTAATGAATACTGAGGAAAAGTGTGTCCCAGTATGCACAGGTGGATGTGAGAATGGATTCTGTGCTTCTCCTGAGAAATGTTCCTGCAATAGTGGATACGATATGGACAGTGAGGAAAAGTGTGTCCCAGTTTGCACAGGTGGATGTGAGAATGGATTCTGTGCTTCTCCGGAAAAGTGTTCCTGCAACATCGGATACGAAATGAACAGTGTGAACAAGTGTGTTCCAGTTTGCTCGAAAGGATGTGAAAATGGATTCTGTGCATCTCCTGAAAAGTGTTCCTGCTATGAAGGATATACCAAGGACACAGAGAACAGTTGTGCACCAGTTTGCTCGAAAGGATGTAAGAACGGATTTTGTATTTCTCCGGAAGTTTGCAAGTGCAACGAGGGCTTTGTCTCTTCAGAAGAATCGGATACGTGCCTCCCTGAAAAAGAATTGTTAGCAGACTTAGATTGCGATCAGACTTGCCGGAACGGAACCTGCCTGGAAGGGATGTGCACGTGTTGGGACAATTACAAGCTGCATCGAGACAGGGACGATAATCAAAGTCTTTACTGCCTCCCAATATGCGACCCCGAGTGCATCAACGGATACTGCGAGTCCCCAGGGACGTGCGCTTGTATTAATGACGAGATTCTTCAAGATGGGTATCGCTGCCAGTCTGTCAACTATTTCGATGACAAGTTGTCATCCAAGCACAATGGAAACACAATAAGGCGCTTTAAGTGGCTTTTTATTACGATTGCTTTGTTAGCTTTCATTTTGGCGGTGGTGATCGCCATGCTTATGATGCACATCTTCAAGAAGCGCTCCTATTACGTGGGCAAAAACG aaCAACAACTTGGCGTCTACTTCTCTCCCAAGAGAGCGGATATAATTCGAGCATGA
- the LOC108025461 gene encoding fibrillin-1 isoform X29: protein MWICKLVIFYLLSGFVAAQICEVTRYRVDKGVRKQIKVKQCCPGYKKRQNTKLICDPRCRVNCRSGTCSKPNVCTCLKGYVNLNKEPSNYCVPECKGCNKGTCTSPGHCRCSSGHLLDQETGNCVPQCPKGCSNGTCISPNNCKCNQGYAMDAATQQCLPTCTEDCKRNNGFCAAPNRCQCNPGYISKPNSESFACQPVCKNGCKNGVCRAPDVCECNRFYRKDADKNCAPICDNECVNGDCTAPDVCSCWPGYTKIGDNVCVAICPAGCQNGVCVKPNVCSCNAGYTMQEGVCSPVCEEGCENGSCVTPGECSCNEGYAKVGNKCVPVCQGGCKNGSCVSPGKCSCNEGYSKETENSCAPVCSKGCENGFCASPEKCSCNSGYLMDSEEKCVPVCTGGCENGFCASPEKCSCNNGYKMDSENKCVPVCSKGCENGFCASPEKCSCNSGYLMDSEEKCFPVCTGGCENGFCASPEKCSCNIGYEMDSEEKCVPVCMGGCENGFCASPEKCSCNNGYLMDSEEKCVPVCSKGCENGFCASPEKCSCNSGYLMDSEEKCFPVCTGGCENGFCASPEKCSCNIGYEMDSEEKCVPVCTGGCENGFCTSPEKCSCNNGYKMDSENKCVPVCSKGCENGFCASPEKCSCNSGYLMDSEEKCVPVCTGGCENGFCASPEKCSCNSGYLMDSEEKCVPVCSKGCENGFCASPEKCSCNSGYLMDSEEKCVPVCTGGCENGFCASPEKCSCNSGYLMNTEEKCVPVCTGGCENGFCASPEKCSCNSGYLMNTEEKCVPVCTGGCENGFCASPEKCSCNSGYDMDSEEKCVPVCTGGCENGFCASPEKCSCNIGYEMNSVNKCVPVCSKGCENGFCASPEKCSCYEGYTKDTENSCAPVCSKGCKNGFCISPEVCKCNEGFVSSEESDTCLPEKELLADLDCDQTCRNGTCLEGMCTCWDNYKLHRDRDDNQSLYCLPICDPECINGYCESPGTCACINDEILQDGYRCQSVNYFDDKLSSKHNGNTIRRFKWLFITIALLAFILAVVIAMLMMHIFKKRSYYVGKNEQQLGVYFSPKRADIIRA from the exons ATGTGGATATGTAAGCTCGTAATATTTTATCTCCTCTCCGGATTCGTGGCGGCTCAGATCTGCGAAGTCACCCGGTATAGAGTTGATAAAGGAGTACGCAAG CAAATTAAAGTAAAGCAGTGCTGCCCGGGCTATAAGAAACGACAGAACACAAAACTTATATGCGATCCAAGATGTAGGGTGAACTGTAGAAGTGGCACCTGCTCGAAGCCAAATGTGTGTACCTGCCTGAAAGGCTATGTCAACCTCAACAAAGAGCCATCTAACTA TTGTGTGCCCGAATGCAAGGGCTGTAACAAAGGAACCTGCACCTCGCCCGGCCACTGCCGTTGTTCCTCTGGTCACCTGCTGGACCAGGAGACCGGTAACTGTGTGCCCCAGTGTCCGAAGGGGTGCTCCAATGGCACCTGCATTTCGCCCAATAACTGCAAGTGCAACCAAGGATACGCGATGGACGCCGCCACCCAGCAGTGCCTGCCCACCTGTACTGAGGACTGCAAGCGGAACAATGGCTTCTGTGCGGCGCCCAATCGGTGCCAGTGCAATCCTGGTTACATTTCCAAGCCGAACTCCGAATCCTTTGCGTGCCAGCCGGTCTGCAAAAATGGCTGCAAAAATGGAGTTTGTCGCGCTCCCGACGTTTGTGAATGCAATAGATTCTACAGGAAGGACGCCGATAAAAACTGCGCCCCAATCTGCGACAACGAATGCGTAAATGGGGACTGTACGGCGCCGGATGTGTGTTCTTGCTGGCCGGGGTATACGAAAATTGGTGACAATGTCTGCGTGGCCATTTGTCCGGCGGGCTGCCAGAACGGAGTGTGCGTGAAGCCAAATGTGTGCTCCTGCAACGCAGGATACACCATGCAAGAGGGTGTCTGCAGTCCAGTTTGCGAGGAAGGATGCGAGAACGGTTCCTGTGTGACGCCCGGCGAGTGCTCCTGCAACGAGGGGTATGCCAAGGTGGGGAACAAGTGTGTCCCTGTTTGCCAGGGTGGATGCAAGAACGGATCTTGCGTCTCGCCGGGAAAGTGCTCCTGCAATGAAGGATACAGCAAGGAAACGGAGAACAGCTGCGCACCAGTTTGCTCTAAAGGATGTGAGAACGGATTCTGTGCTTCTCCTGAAAAGTGTTCCTGCAACAGTGGATACCTAATGGATAGTGAGGAAAAGTGTGTTCCAGTTTGCACAGGTGGATGTGAGAACGGATTTTGTGCTTCTCCTGAAAAGTGTTCCTGCAACAATGGATACAAAATGGACAGTGAGAACAAGTGTGTTCCAGTTTGCTCGAAAGGATGTGAGAATGGATTCTGTGCATCTCCTGAAAAGTGTTCCTGCAACAGTGGATACCTAATGGATAGTGAGGAAAAGTGTTTTCCAGTTTGCACAGGTGGATGTGAGAATGGATTCTGTGCTTCTCCCGAAAAGTGTTCCTGCAACATCGGATACGAAATGGACAGTGAGGAAAAGTGTGTCCCAGTTTGCATGGGGGGATGTGAGAATGGATTCTGTGCTTCTCCCGAAAAGTGTTCCTGCAACAACGGATACCTAATGGATAGTGAGGAAAAGTGTGTTCCAGTTTGCTCGAAAGGATGTGAGAATGGATTCTGTGCATCTCCTGAAAAGTGTTCCTGCAACAGTGGATACCTAATGGATAGTGAGGAAAAGTGTTTTCCAGTTTGCACAGGTGGATGTGAGAATGGATTCTGTGCTTCTCCCGAAAAGTGTTCCTGCAACATCGGATACGAAATGGACAGTGAGGAAAAGTGTGTCCCAGTTTGCACAGGTGGATGTGAGAACGGATTCTGTACTTCTCCAGAAAAGTGTTCTTGCAACAATGGATACAAAATGGACAGTGAGAACAAGTGTGTTCCAGTTTGCTCGAAAGGATGTGAGAATGGATTCTGTGCTTCTCCTGAAAAGTGTTCCTGCAACAGCGGATACCTAATGGATAGTGAGGAAAAGTGTGTTCCAGTTTGCACAGGTGGATGTGAGAATGGATTTTGTGCTTCTCCTGAAAAGTGTTCCTGCAACAGTGGATACCTAATGGACAGTGAGGAAAAGTGTGTCCCAGTTTGCTCGAAAGGATGTGAGAATGGATTCTGTGCATCTCCTGAAAAGTGTTCCTGCAACAGCGGATACCTAATGGATAGTGAGGAAAAGTGTGTCCCAGTTTGCACAG GTGGATGTGAGAATGGTTTCTGTGCTTCTCCTGAAAAGTGTTCCTGCAACAGCGGATACCTAATGAATACTGAGGAAAAGTGTGTCCCAGTATGCACAGGTGGATGTGAGAATGGGTTCTGTGCTTCTCCTGAAAAGTGTTCCTGCAACAGTGGATACCTAATGAATACTGAGGAAAAGTGTGTCCCAGTATGCACAGGTGGATGTGAGAATGGATTCTGTGCTTCTCCTGAGAAATGTTCCTGCAATAGTGGATACGATATGGACAGTGAGGAAAAGTGTGTCCCAGTTTGCACAGGTGGATGTGAGAATGGATTCTGTGCTTCTCCGGAAAAGTGTTCCTGCAACATCGGATACGAAATGAACAGTGTGAACAAGTGTGTTCCAGTTTGCTCGAAAGGATGTGAAAATGGATTCTGTGCATCTCCTGAAAAGTGTTCCTGCTATGAAGGATATACCAAGGACACAGAGAACAGTTGTGCACCAGTTTGCTCGAAAGGATGTAAGAACGGATTTTGTATTTCTCCGGAAGTTTGCAAGTGCAACGAGGGCTTTGTCTCTTCAGAAGAATCGGATACGTGCCTCCCTGAAAAAGAATTGTTAGCAGACTTAGATTGCGATCAGACTTGCCGGAACGGAACCTGCCTGGAAGGGATGTGCACGTGTTGGGACAATTACAAGCTGCATCGAGACAGGGACGATAATCAAAGTCTTTACTGCCTCCCAATATGCGACCCCGAGTGCATCAACGGATACTGCGAGTCCCCAGGGACGTGCGCTTGTATTAATGACGAGATTCTTCAAGATGGGTATCGCTGCCAGTCTGTCAACTATTTCGATGACAAGTTGTCATCCAAGCACAATGGAAACACAATAAGGCGCTTTAAGTGGCTTTTTATTACGATTGCTTTGTTAGCTTTCATTTTGGCGGTGGTGATCGCCATGCTTATGATGCACATCTTCAAGAAGCGCTCCTATTACGTGGGCAAAAACG aaCAACAACTTGGCGTCTACTTCTCTCCCAAGAGAGCGGATATAATTCGAGCATGA